The nucleotide sequence ATGAGAGATTCCAATCAATTCGAGGGATATGTGAAATACGTCTTGGGGTTCATTCTGTCCTTCTTCCTGTGGGGAACGTGTCAGGCGGAAATCGTCTCGGTGATTTCCGAAACTGCTGAATTGCGCAGCAAGCCCTCACCCACGAATTCCTACGTTGTGATGCAGGTCCCCCGCTACTACCCCCTTTCTGTTCAAGCGTCCCGGGGGGACTACTATGAGGTGAGAGATTTTCAGGACCACAGGGGGTGGATTCACAAATCAATGGTGGACCATTCTAGAAGCGTCGTGGTTGAAGTGGACCGGATGAATGTAAGGAAGGGCCCCGGCACCAACTACCCCGTCACCTTCCATGCATATCAGGGGGTGGTCTTCCGGGTCATGGGAGAAAAAGGATTGTGGCTGGAGGTGGAACACGAAGACGGAGAACGGGGCTGGGTTTCCAGTTCGCTCACCTGGGGGCAATGACTTGAGTCCCCCCCAAACCACCGTCGATGTTCGAACACCGGTGGGACGATTCCTCCTTCTGTAGGGCTGAAACGGGAATCGGGTTTTCCTCAACACGCCCCGGAATCTTCACCCCGTGCCGGAAAGGAAACAAGATGGCCATCAACGTTCTTATCTACTGCGGCTACAGACTCTTCGCCGAAGGCTTGCAAAAACTTTTGGAAGAGGATAAAAGCCTGCGAATTGTGGGCATCCACGCCGGTGACGAGGGTGTCAGCGGCATCCTGCAAAACGACCCCGATGTTATCGTGGCCGACCTGCCGAGCTGCAATTTCCTGGTCAATAACTATGAAAAAAAACTTCCCGCAAAAACCATCCTGATCACCGACGACCGAAAGGCCCCTTTTGGAAACGGCGGTCTGCAAAAACTAATTGCCAAAGGACTGGTGGGCATCTTTCACAAGAGCTACGATTCCGACCTGTTGAAAAAGGCCATTGCAACAGTCCATGCCGGCGAGTTGTGGATCGACAGGAAGACCCTCACAGAGTCCTTGAGCAGTTCCCAAAACGCCCATAAGAAAATCAGCCTGACCAAAAAAGAAAAGGAAATCCTCGACTGCATCTGCGAGGGCATGACCAACAAGGAGACGGCAGAGAAGCTGTCCATCAGCGAATTAACCGTAAAATCTCACTGCAACCACCTCTTCAAAAAGTTCGGCGTCTCCAACCGACTCAAACTGGCCCTCTTGGCATCGCAGATGTACCCCAGTCGCCTGGCCTAGCCTCTTCGCTGCCGAGGCCCCTTCCTTTGCTTTGCCCTGCCCAACCATGCGGACTCGGTTGATGAGTCCGCATGAAGCCGCACTCCCCCCTGACAAACACCCTCGCCCCAAAAGGTTCCTTCGACGAACAAGTCCCTGCGCGTCCCCGTGCACAAAAAAGCCCGGCAGAGGCCGGGCACCGGATTTCTTTGGGTTCTCCAGGGAATCACAACATGTCGAGGGGATCGACATCGACCACTAAACTCACCCCTGAGGGAATCCTCCCCTTTACGGCGTCCAGTTGTGCAAGAGCCTGCCGCAGAGGGGCGCGCAGCGGGGCCTTGAGCAGGATCTGCATGCGGCTCTTGCCCCGCAACCTAGCTAGGGGACAGGGAGCGGGACCGAGGACCTCGAGTCCGCCCGGTGCCGGCTGCAGATCGGCGCTGAGTTGCGCGGCGGCCTTGCCCACCCTGTCGGCGTCGTTGCCGGCCAGGACCAGGTTGACCAGGTAGCCAAAGGGGGGATAACCGAGCACCTGGCGAAAACCAGCTTCCTGCTCGTAGAACTCCTGGTAGTCGTGGTTTGCGGCGCAGGCCAGAGCATAGTGGTCGGGGGAATAGGTCTGGATAAAGACCCGACCCGGCCGCTGCCCGCGTCCGGCCCTTCCGGCGACTTGGGTGAGCAGGGCAAAGGTGCGCTCGGCGCTGCGGAAATCCGGAAAGTTGAGGGTGTTATCGGCGTTGACCACCCCGACCAGAGTGACCCCGGGGAAATCGTGCCCCTTGGCCACCATCTGGGTGCCGACCAGGATGTCCAACTCCCCGTCCCGCATGCGACTGACCAGGTCCTGGTGAGCCCCCTTGCGACCGGTGGTGTCCCGGTCCATTCGGCCGATGCGGGCCTCGGGAAAAACGTCCGCCAACTCTTCTTCGAGGCGTTCGGTTCCGGCCCCTTCAGGCTGCAGGTTTCCCCCCTTGCACCCGGGGCAGAGTTCCGGCGGAACCAACTGATAGTCGCAATAGTGGCAGCGCAACTGGCGCCGCCGTTGATGAAAGGTGAGGGTGATTTCGCAGTTAGGGCAGCGGAAGGTCTGACCGCAATCCTGACAGAGCAGGAAGGGGGCGAAACCCCGCCGGTTGAGAAGGACCAGGGCCTGTTCCCCCCGCACCAGGGTTTCCGCCAGGGCTTCGGCGAGGGGTGCGGAGAGAGTCCCCTCGGGGCGTTCCTGCGCGAGGTCGACCAGGCACACCTCGGGAAGGGGCCGGTCCTGAACCCGACTGCCGAGAGGCAGGTAGCCGCAGGAACCGGTCTTGGCCCGCTGGAAGGTCGTCAGTGCCGGGGTCGCGCTACCGAGGAGAACGACGGCGGAACACATCTGGCCCCGGAGCAAGGCCAGGTCGCGGGCATGATAGCGAAACCCCTCGCCCTGCTTGTAGCTGCTTTCGTGCTCTTCATCAACGACGATGATGCCCAGGTCCTGGAGGGGAGCAAAGACCGCCGAACGGGCCCCGATGACGATCGGCACGTCCCCACGGGCGATGCTCCGCCAGGCATCGTAGCGCTCACCATCGGAAAGCCCGGAATGCAGAACAGCGATGGCGGTGTCGGAGGGCAGAAAACGGGCCCGGAATCGACCCACGAGTTGGGGAGTGAGGGCGATTTCCGGGACCAGTACCAGGGCCCGTTTGCCCCGCTTGAGGGCCGAATCGATGGCCCGCAGGTAGACCTCGGTCTTGCCGCTGCCGGTTACCCCGTGAAGCAGGAAGGGGGAAAAATCTCCCGCAACAAGGGCCTGCTCGATCCTCTCCAGGGCCGACGACTGCTCATCGCTCGGCTCGACGGGGCGGTCAGGCTCCGGCGGGAGGGCGGAAAAAGGGTCGCGCAGGCTCTCCACCGAAGACTCTTCGACCAGCCCCTGCTCCAGCAGGCGCTTCAACGGGGCGTGGGGTTCGGGGAAATGTTCCCGCAGCTCAGGCAGTGGCACCGCGCCGCGGGAGCGAAGAAAGGACAGGATGGCACGCTGCTTCGGCCCGGAGGGTTCCCCCTCTCCCTGGCACGGGGAAAAGACCCGCTCGCGACGCACGGAAACGCCCTCGCCCCGCCCCGAGAGGCCGGCCGGCAGGGCGGTCCGGATGACCTCCCCGAGAGGAAACCGGTAATAGTCTGCGGCACGGACGAAAAAGGGAACAAGGGATTCGGGGAAAAGGGGTTCGTCGTCGAGGACCTCATCGATGTCTTTGAGCCCCGCGGGGTCGCCGAGGCGAAGCTCCAGCAGGTAGCCGACGACCCGCCGGCGCCCGAGGGGCACCCGCAGGCGCATCCCCACCCGGGCCCTCTCCCGCAGTCTCTCCGGAATCCTGTAGAAGAGGGTTTTGTCCAGCGGAGCGGCAACGGCCACGACAGCGATCGAGGTTGTGGAATTCAACTGCGGCGGCTCCCGGCTCAGCTCAGGGTTTCAGGGCTGGCCAGACCCTCCCGAGTGGCCTTGACCAGGACCCCGGAGAGCCCAAGCAGACCGATGAGGTTGGGGATGGCCATGGCGCCGTTCATGGTGTCGGAGAAGTCCCAGACGAACCCGACCTTCTGAAAGGCGCCGAGGGCGACCACCGAACAGAAGACGTAACGGTAGGGGGTCCGCGCCTTGAGCCCGAAGAGATATTCTATGCACTCCTCGCCGTAATAGGCCCAGCCGATCATGGTCGAGTAGGCGAAGACCGCGATGCCGATTGTGACGATGAGTCCTCCGGGACCGGGCAGCCCCTGCTGAAAGGCCATGTAGGTCAGGGCGCTGGAGGTCTCCCCGCTCTGCCAGGCCCCGGTGGAGAGGATCACCAGGGCGGTCATGGAGCAGACGATGATTGTGTCGAAGAAGACCCCGGTCATGGCGATGAGGCCCTGGCGCACTGCGCTCTCGGTGCGGGCTGCTGCATGGGCTATGGGGGCGCTGCCAAGGCCTGCCTCGTTGGAAAAGACCCCGCGGGCCACCCCGAAGCGAACCGCGGCGGCCACCGTCGCCCCGGCAAATCCGCCGGCGGCCGACGCGGGGGCGAAGGCGTGGCTGAAAATCAGGCTGAGGGCCTGGGGGATATGGGCCGCGTGAAGGACCAGAATGACCAGGGCCCCCGCCACGTAGAAGAGGGCCATCGTCGGCACCAGCTTTTCGGTCACCTTGCCGATGCGCCGGATGCCGCCGATGATGACCGCCCCGGTAAGCAGGGCCAACACAAGCCCGGTAGCCAGCGGCGGCACGCTCCAGGTGGTCTCCAGGGCCACTGCCACCGAGTTGGACTGGACCATGCTGCCGATACCGAAGGCGGCGAGACTGCCGAAAAGGGCGAACAGCCAGCCGAGCCACTTCAGCCCAAGCCCCTCGGCAATGTAACGCATAGGTCCGCCCTGCATGGTGCCGTCCGGGAGATGTTCCCGATACTTCACCGCCAGGACCGCCTCGGCGTACTTGGTCGCCATGCCGAACAGGGCGCAGACCCACATCCAGAAGATGGCGCCGGGGCCGCCCAGGTAAATGGCCGTCGCCACCCCCGCGATGTTTCCCGTGCCGATCGTCGCCGACAGGGCAGTGGTCAGCGCCTGGAAGGGGGTGATGTCCCCCTCGCCCAGATCCTTGCCGCTCCGGCTAAAGACCAGTTTCAGAGCCCTGGGCAGGTAGGTGAACTGCAGGAAACCGAGCCGCAGACTCAGAAATATCCCCGTTCCGACCAGCAGGGCCAGCATGTAAGGGCCCCAGACAAAACTGTTCAGACTGGACATGGCTTGAGACAGCACCGTTTCCTCCACTTCTGTTCTTCAGGGAATTCAGCGACCCAGACGCATCAGGCGGCATGGCCGCTCAAAGGGAAAAGGGCGGGAAAAGGCCGACCCACAAGATGCTCCGGCGCCGGATGCAAAATTGTTATACCTCGTCCGAAAGGGCTTGGCCCACCGCTTCGCCAAGCTGCCGGCAGGCCTGAAGATCCTCCTCGGTGGGGCGGAACCGGAACGAGAGACCGGGGGCCGCAAGGGTGTACTTGAGCCCCAGGAGCCGCTCCTCGACGATTTTGATCGCCTCGCCGCTCCAGCCGAAGGAACCGAACACCGCCCCCACCCTGCCCTTGGGGGTCACGCTCGAGAGGAGGGACAGGGCCTTCCAGACCGGCGGGGGCGCGTCCCGGTTGATGGTGGGGGTACCGACGAGAAGGGCATCGGCCCGCTCGATCTCGTCGCGCAGTTCCTCGTCCTTCATGTCAATGATGGCCCGCTCCAGCACCTCGACACCCCGGGCTTCGAGCCCGGCGCGCACCGCCTTGGCCATGGTCCGGGTGTTTCCATGGGGGGAGAGGGTCAGCAGCAGGGCCCGCTTGGCTCCTGTCGAAGGGGGAGCTGCCGCCATGCGGCGGTAGGCTCTCACCGCATCCATCGGGTCGCGTCGCAGGAGTGGCCCGTGGGAGGGACAGACGAGGCTGAGATCAAGACCTTCCACCTTTGCCACCGCTTCCCGGATCTTATCCTTGAAAGGACGCATGATCGTGTAGAAGTAGTGGGCGAACTCGGAGGAGAAGTCGGGCACCTCGTCGTCGAACAGACCGTCTGCACAATAATGGGCCCCGAAGGCGTCGCAGGGGAAAAGGACCTTCTCCTCGGGGAGATGGGTGAACATGGTGTCGGGCCAGTGCAGGTAGGGGGCCAGCACAAAGCGCAGGGTCCTGCCTCCCAGGTCGATTTCCTCCCCGTCGGCCACGACGTGGGTCCGCATCGGCGCCTCGATCAGCTGTTTGAGGAAATTTTCCCCGGGGCGGGTGCAGTAGACCTCGATTTCAGGGTTGTGCAGAAGCAGCTTCTCCAGGGCGCCCGAATGGTCGGGTTCGGTGTGGTTGACCACCACCAGGTCGATCATCTCCAGGGGAACGAGGCTGCGGACGGTCTCCAGGTAACGATCGGCGAAAGGCGCCTTGACCGTGTCGATCAGGGCCACTTTCTGCCGCCCCCGGACCAGGAAGGCGTTGTATGTGGTGCCGTGCCGGGTGGGAAAGAGCTCGTCGAAAACCTTCAACTCGGGGTGCTTGGCCCCGACCCAGTGGACGCCTGCACAAACTTCACGGCTGCCGGACATGGATTCACCCCTTTCTCAATGATCGCTCAAGGGAGGGAAAGGCTCTTCTCCGGAATATACCCCAACCTCCAGGAAGAGACAAGGCGACCTTGGTGGAACCGGCCGGCCATGGTATATTGGCTGCAACGGCCGTTGCTGCTCTTGGAAAACGCAGGAGAGGTAAAAGGGTGAATCGGGAGGCGGAAGAGAACAAGAAGAACCGGAGACGCTCGAGAGTGTCCCGGCGAGCCTTCCTGCTCGGCGGCGGCGCTGCAGGAGGTTTGGTTCTGGCCGACGCCCTGGTCCGGGAACCGCGGGCCTTCCAGGTGCAGGAGGTGGTCCTGCCCCTGGCCAAGGTCCCGCCGGGCCGGGAATTGCGCCTTGTCCACCTCTCGGACCTGCACATCCGTTCATTTCACGGCTACTTCGAAAAAGTGGCACGGACCGTCAACGGTCTCGAACCGGACCTCATCCTCCTGACCGGCGACTACCTCGAGCAGCGCCGGAACCTTGACGGGGTGCAGCGCTTCGTGAGCATGCTCAAGGCCCCGGGAGGCATCTTCGCCGTACAGGGGAACTGGGAGTACTGGGCGCGGCTCGAAGGGGAGAACCTGCGCAGGCACTTTGCCCGATGGGGCGCCACCCTCCTCATCAACCGGAGCCACGACCTTGACCTGCACGGGGTCCCCCTGTCCGTCCTCGGGCTCGACTATCCCTCCCCATCCGACCGGGTGAAACTGCTCGCTCGAATGGCCGCACCGGAGCGCGTCAACCTGCTCCTCTCCCACGTGCCGGCATTCGACCACCAAGCTCTGGAGGGACGGATCGATCTCATCCTCTGCGGCCACACCCACGGCGGCCAGGTCCGCCTCCCCTTTGTCCCGCCCTTCTACCTGCCTCGCTTTTCGGAGCCCTTCATCGAAGGACTCTACCGGGTAGGGCCCGAAGAGACGCCCCTCTACGTGACTCGCGGAGTGGGGACCAGCATCCTTCCGGTCCGTTTTTTGTGTCGGCCCGAGATCACCCTGCTGCGGCTCCACGCCGCCTGAGGTCCCCCCGGCTCAGTAACCCAGGTATGACATCAAGCTCCGCATCTCGTCCATGAGCGCCCTGAAGCCCGGTCCGGCCAGGCTCTGAGCCCCATCGCAGAGAGCTTTCTCCGGGGCCGGGTGGACCTCGATCATGAGGCCATGGGTGCCTGCCACCAGGGCGGCCTTGGCCATGACCGGCACCAGACTGCGTTTGCCCGTGGCGTGACTGGGATCGACTATAATGGGAAGGTGGCTCATCTCCTTGATGAGAGGGACCACCGACAGGTCCAGGGTATTGCGAGTGGCCCTCTCGAAGGTTCGCACCCCCCGCTCGCAGAGGATCACCCGGGAGTTGCCCTCGGCCAGGATGTACTCGGCGGCGGCCAGGAATTCCTCGAGGGTGGCGCTCATTCCCCGTTTGAGCAGGACCGGGTGGCCGGTTTTCCCGGCCTCCTTGAGCAGATCGAAGTTCTGCATGTTACGGGCTCCGATCTGAAGAATGTCGGCGTGGCGGCAGACGTCATCGAGTTGCCCGATGCGCATCACTTCGGTGATGACCGGCATGCCCGCCTCGTCCCCGGCGCGCCGCAGGTACTTGAGGCCTTCCTTGCCGAGTCCCTGGAAGGAATGGGGGCCGGTGCGGGGTTTGAATGCCCCCCCCCGAAGGATCTGCGCCCCCGCGCCCTTGACCAGGAGTGCGGCCTCGACCATCTGCTCCTCGCTCTCGATGGAGCAGGGGCCGGCGATGATGACGGGGGGATGCCCCTCCCCCACCGAAACCCCGCCAACTTCCACCACCGTGGAGGCGGGATGAAAATCGCGGGAAACCATTTTATAGGGCTTGCTGACGTGGATGATCTCCCGGATGCCGGGCAGATGGCGAATGGAGGTATCATCGACATATCCCTGGTTGCCGAGAACGCCGATGGCGGTCCGCTCGCTGCCGGGAATCGGCTCCGCCCGCAGTCCCATCTGCTCGACCGCCCGGCGCACGGCCTCGATCTGATCGGCTGGGGCGCTGTGATGCATGACGATAAGCATAACTATACATCTCCTTGAACAAAAAGAATCGGCGGAAAACTGGCCCGTCCCCGCGCATGGGCCATTCAGGCCTTAAGGTTAGCCCTCCCCGGGGGGGAATACAACTTTTTTCCTTCCGGCGAGCCCCTGGGATGGAGTAATATTGAGGACATGTCATGTTTTCCGGCGTCGGCCTGCCCGCGGCCGCCACTGCCCCTTCGCCCCTCAAAGGAGATGCCCGTCATGGACCGAAGAGCCCTCGCCACCCTTCTCGTCGCCGCCTCCGCCTCCCTGATTCTCGCCGCCCCCCTGCTCGGGGCGGAGCCGGAAGACCGGGCCCTGGAACTGATAAACGCCCAAGGATGCCGGGGATGCCACTCCATCGGCGGACAGGGCGGCAGCCTCGGCCCCGCCCTGGATGGAGTCGGCGCTCGCCTCGACTCCCACCAGGTCATGCGGCAGCTGACCGACCCCAAGGCCCTCAACGAAAAGTCTCTCATGCCCTCCTACAAGCACCTGCCCCAAGAGAACCTGACGGTCATCGCCGATTACCTGGCAGGACTGAAGTAAAGCTTTGCCCCAATGACGGATCGATCGGACGCGCAGCCGGTCGATCCGTCTGACCTGCGGAAGAAGGCCGGGCTATTGCGGCGAACCGCCGGGGTGAGTTTCCGGAACGATCCCAACATCTTAATTGCACTCCCCCGGCAGATGGGCTAAACTTGGCGCAGTACCCGCGGGGGCTTATCCCCCCGAAAAACCAGCTTGGAGGATGACCGCTTCAGATGACCCAAAGAATGATCGAGATCACGTCCCCGAATTTCATCCGGGAGGAGCAACTGGGAGAGGATTCCGACCTGTCGGGCTTTTTCGGCGCCCCCCGCCCCCTGGCCCTCGAGATCGGTTGCGGCACCGGGCACTTCGCCCTGGAATGGGCCCGCAAAAACCCCGCCACCAACCTCCTGGCCATCGACATCTACAACCAGGGCTGCTTCAAGACCTGCCGCAAGGCGGACGAGGCCCAACTCGACAATCTGCGAGTCATGCGCCTGGAGGCCCGCTACCTCCTCTCCCGCGTCCTTGGACCCGGAAGTCTGGCAGCGGTCTTCGTCAACTGCCCCGACCCCTGGCCGAAGAAGAGGCACCGTCGGCGCCGCCTGGTCAACAAGGACTTCCTCGACCTGCTGCTCTACTC is from Desulfuromonas sp. and encodes:
- a CDS encoding SH3 domain-containing protein, translated to MKYVLGFILSFFLWGTCQAEIVSVISETAELRSKPSPTNSYVVMQVPRYYPLSVQASRGDYYEVRDFQDHRGWIHKSMVDHSRSVVVEVDRMNVRKGPGTNYPVTFHAYQGVVFRVMGEKGLWLEVEHEDGERGWVSSSLTWGQ
- the trmB gene encoding tRNA (guanosine(46)-N7)-methyltransferase TrmB; this translates as MTQRMIEITSPNFIREEQLGEDSDLSGFFGAPRPLALEIGCGTGHFALEWARKNPATNLLAIDIYNQGCFKTCRKADEAQLDNLRVMRLEARYLLSRVLGPGSLAAVFVNCPDPWPKKRHRRRRLVNKDFLDLLLYSLGPSGDFFFSPDFANYAHEVADLLQSHKGFANCLASPYTTTLPGYPLSKYMRRFLDKGQPIHFMHYRKQKGVDIDSPPEVCRGFRVRWDKAGNE
- a CDS encoding cytochrome c; translation: MDRRALATLLVAASASLILAAPLLGAEPEDRALELINAQGCRGCHSIGGQGGSLGPALDGVGARLDSHQVMRQLTDPKALNEKSLMPSYKHLPQENLTVIADYLAGLK
- a CDS encoding sodium:alanine symporter family protein — its product is MSSLNSFVWGPYMLALLVGTGIFLSLRLGFLQFTYLPRALKLVFSRSGKDLGEGDITPFQALTTALSATIGTGNIAGVATAIYLGGPGAIFWMWVCALFGMATKYAEAVLAVKYREHLPDGTMQGGPMRYIAEGLGLKWLGWLFALFGSLAAFGIGSMVQSNSVAVALETTWSVPPLATGLVLALLTGAVIIGGIRRIGKVTEKLVPTMALFYVAGALVILVLHAAHIPQALSLIFSHAFAPASAAGGFAGATVAAAVRFGVARGVFSNEAGLGSAPIAHAAARTESAVRQGLIAMTGVFFDTIIVCSMTALVILSTGAWQSGETSSALTYMAFQQGLPGPGGLIVTIGIAVFAYSTMIGWAYYGEECIEYLFGLKARTPYRYVFCSVVALGAFQKVGFVWDFSDTMNGAMAIPNLIGLLGLSGVLVKATREGLASPETLS
- the aroF gene encoding 3-deoxy-7-phosphoheptulonate synthase, yielding MLIVMHHSAPADQIEAVRRAVEQMGLRAEPIPGSERTAIGVLGNQGYVDDTSIRHLPGIREIIHVSKPYKMVSRDFHPASTVVEVGGVSVGEGHPPVIIAGPCSIESEEQMVEAALLVKGAGAQILRGGAFKPRTGPHSFQGLGKEGLKYLRRAGDEAGMPVITEVMRIGQLDDVCRHADILQIGARNMQNFDLLKEAGKTGHPVLLKRGMSATLEEFLAAAEYILAEGNSRVILCERGVRTFERATRNTLDLSVVPLIKEMSHLPIIVDPSHATGKRSLVPVMAKAALVAGTHGLMIEVHPAPEKALCDGAQSLAGPGFRALMDEMRSLMSYLGY
- a CDS encoding metallophosphoesterase gives rise to the protein MNREAEENKKNRRRSRVSRRAFLLGGGAAGGLVLADALVREPRAFQVQEVVLPLAKVPPGRELRLVHLSDLHIRSFHGYFEKVARTVNGLEPDLILLTGDYLEQRRNLDGVQRFVSMLKAPGGIFAVQGNWEYWARLEGENLRRHFARWGATLLINRSHDLDLHGVPLSVLGLDYPSPSDRVKLLARMAAPERVNLLLSHVPAFDHQALEGRIDLILCGHTHGGQVRLPFVPPFYLPRFSEPFIEGLYRVGPEETPLYVTRGVGTSILPVRFLCRPEITLLRLHAA
- a CDS encoding response regulator transcription factor, whose protein sequence is MAINVLIYCGYRLFAEGLQKLLEEDKSLRIVGIHAGDEGVSGILQNDPDVIVADLPSCNFLVNNYEKKLPAKTILITDDRKAPFGNGGLQKLIAKGLVGIFHKSYDSDLLKKAIATVHAGELWIDRKTLTESLSSSQNAHKKISLTKKEKEILDCICEGMTNKETAEKLSISELTVKSHCNHLFKKFGVSNRLKLALLASQMYPSRLA
- a CDS encoding FprA family A-type flavoprotein, encoding MSGSREVCAGVHWVGAKHPELKVFDELFPTRHGTTYNAFLVRGRQKVALIDTVKAPFADRYLETVRSLVPLEMIDLVVVNHTEPDHSGALEKLLLHNPEIEVYCTRPGENFLKQLIEAPMRTHVVADGEEIDLGGRTLRFVLAPYLHWPDTMFTHLPEEKVLFPCDAFGAHYCADGLFDDEVPDFSSEFAHYFYTIMRPFKDKIREAVAKVEGLDLSLVCPSHGPLLRRDPMDAVRAYRRMAAAPPSTGAKRALLLTLSPHGNTRTMAKAVRAGLEARGVEVLERAIIDMKDEELRDEIERADALLVGTPTINRDAPPPVWKALSLLSSVTPKGRVGAVFGSFGWSGEAIKIVEERLLGLKYTLAAPGLSFRFRPTEEDLQACRQLGEAVGQALSDEV
- the priA gene encoding primosomal protein N', which translates into the protein MNSTTSIAVVAVAAPLDKTLFYRIPERLRERARVGMRLRVPLGRRRVVGYLLELRLGDPAGLKDIDEVLDDEPLFPESLVPFFVRAADYYRFPLGEVIRTALPAGLSGRGEGVSVRRERVFSPCQGEGEPSGPKQRAILSFLRSRGAVPLPELREHFPEPHAPLKRLLEQGLVEESSVESLRDPFSALPPEPDRPVEPSDEQSSALERIEQALVAGDFSPFLLHGVTGSGKTEVYLRAIDSALKRGKRALVLVPEIALTPQLVGRFRARFLPSDTAIAVLHSGLSDGERYDAWRSIARGDVPIVIGARSAVFAPLQDLGIIVVDEEHESSYKQGEGFRYHARDLALLRGQMCSAVVLLGSATPALTTFQRAKTGSCGYLPLGSRVQDRPLPEVCLVDLAQERPEGTLSAPLAEALAETLVRGEQALVLLNRRGFAPFLLCQDCGQTFRCPNCEITLTFHQRRRQLRCHYCDYQLVPPELCPGCKGGNLQPEGAGTERLEEELADVFPEARIGRMDRDTTGRKGAHQDLVSRMRDGELDILVGTQMVAKGHDFPGVTLVGVVNADNTLNFPDFRSAERTFALLTQVAGRAGRGQRPGRVFIQTYSPDHYALACAANHDYQEFYEQEAGFRQVLGYPPFGYLVNLVLAGNDADRVGKAAAQLSADLQPAPGGLEVLGPAPCPLARLRGKSRMQILLKAPLRAPLRQALAQLDAVKGRIPSGVSLVVDVDPLDML